From a single Nicotiana tomentosiformis chromosome 2, ASM39032v3, whole genome shotgun sequence genomic region:
- the LOC138904777 gene encoding uncharacterized protein, whose protein sequence is MTSCDLEGKLNLFFSTTELIERMWLDFEKVDMVFAVFLAWEKDGLMARTRTTSSAGRGTTRGGGQIGAHQPRRQAIPQPEVVNMGQPQAAMPDHVQEQGVQDVPPPVPIVVPTVTLPANAVARLLNVLEALVPTKGGNSAPQTTLQTQAPAQTQTFGNKEVSLQEFLKLKSPKFTGSDNSADPQRFLDGTLKALRALGCSSERVVELAAYKLEYMANIWYETVLLGRPVGAAPLTWDEFSKLFMDHFLSDSLRQKYARDFERLVQTPDMDVPTYNTKFFDLARKIENKGRDKCATSDLRKRDKTGGSFNGVFSENHRAGSQGQQQQDSQTGTHLQDAQASNAVVTGILSICSFDALALIDPGSTHSYVSSYFDLRFGRQPELLNDPFLVATPVGEFLLAEYVYRACRIRVEGRDTLADLIVLDMIDFNILMGMDWLSSCYAIVDCHAKIVKFEISNEPSFILKRGQVPEICKVISFMKAQRLLKKGCLVLLAIVNDTREETISIENVPVVREFSDVFPEDLPELTNALAAFMDLMNRVFNPFLDRFVIVFIDGGFTVFCDASRVGLGYVLMQNGRVIAYASRQLKNQEQNYPTHDLEMAAVVFALKIWRHYLYGETCEIYTDHKSLKYIFQQRDLNLRQLRWMELLKDYDCSILYHPGKANVVADALSRKSMGSLAHIVPARRPLVEDMHRLKGTSVRFSVGNSEALLACVQAKSSLVKYSGYVESVHS, encoded by the exons ATGACTAGTTGTGATCTAGAGGGAAAACTGAACCTTTTTTTTAGTACAACTGAACTGATTGAGCGAATGTGGCTAGATTTTGAAAAAGTGGACATGGTTTTTGCTGTTTTTCTTGCTTGGGAGAAGGATGGACTT ATGGCTAGGACACGCACAACTTCATCTGCTGGACGTGGTACTACCCGAGGTGGCGGTCAAATTGGGGCTCATCAGCCTAGAAGACAGGCCATTCCTCAACCTGAAGTTGTGAACATGGGTCAACCCCAGGCTGCTATGCCAGATCATGTGCAAGAACAGGGAGTTCAGGATGTTCCACCACCAGTGCCAATTGTTGTACCTACTGTTACCTTACCGGCAAATGCAGTGGCAAGGTTATTGAATGTGTTAGAGGCATTGGTGCCTACTAAGGGTGGAAATTCAGCTCCTCAGACTACCTTACAGACACAAGCACCTGCACAGACTCAGACTTTCGGGAATAAGGAGGTATCTCTACAAGAGTTCCTGaaattgaaatcaccaaaattcacAGGTTCTGATAATTCAGCAGATCCTCAAAGATTCTTAGATGGAACACTCAAGGCATTACGTGCTCTAGGATGTTCTAGTGAGAGAGTTGTGGAGCTCGCAGCATACAAACTAGAGTATATGGCCAACATATGGTATGAAACTGTATTGCTAGGAAGACCAGTAGGAGCAGCACCACTGACATGGGACGAGTTTAGTAAGTTGTTCATGGATCATTTCCTTTCAGACAGCCTAAGGCAAAAATATGCTAGAGACTTTGAGAGATTGGTTCAGACTCCAGATATGGATGTGCCAACATATAACACCAAGTTTT TCGATCTCGCTAGAAAGATTGAAAATAAGGGACGTGACAAGTGTGCAACCAGTGATTTACGTAAGAGGGACAAGACAGGGGGGTCTTTCAATGGTGTTTTTAGTGAAAATCACAGAGCGGGAAGTCAGGGACAGCAGCAACAGGATTCTCAGACAGGGACACACTT ACAGGATGCTCAGGCCTCGAATGCTGTGGTTACAGGTATTCTTTCTATCTGTTCATTTGATGCACTTGCGTTGATTGATCCCGGATCTACtcattcatatgtgtcctcgtactttgatttgaggtttggtaGACAACCTGAGCTATTGAATGATCCTTTCCTAGTTGCTACTCCTGTTGGAGAGTTCCTATTAGCTGAATACGTGTATCGTGCTTGTCGGATTCGGGTTGAGGGTAGAGATACTCTAGCTGACCTTATTGTACTTGATATGATTGACTTTAACATATtgatgggaatggattggttatcttcttGCTATGCTATCGTCGATTGTCATGCAAAGATAGTTAAGTTTGAGATATCAAACGAACCCAGTTTTATTCTAAAAAGGGGTCAGGTTCCAGAGATTTGTAAAGTTatatcttttatgaaggctcaacgacTTCTGAAGAAAGGTTGCTTGGTTCTCTTAGCTATTGTAAATGACACAAGAGAGGAAACAATTAGTATAGAAAATGTACCAGTAGTGAGAGaattttctgatgtatttcctgagGATTTACC CGAACTGACTAATGCTCTAGCTGCattcatggatttaatgaatAGGGTGTTCAATCCGTTTCTGGATAGATTtgtaatagtatttattgatg GAGGATTTACGGTGTtctgtgatgcctcgagggtgGGATTAGGATATGTTCTCATGCAAAATGGTCgcgttatagcttatgcttcgagACAATTAAAAAATCAAGAGCAAAACTATCCTACACATGATTTGGAGATGGCTGCAGTGGTATTTGCtttaaaaatttggaggcattacctatacggtgaaacttgtgagatttatactgacCATAAGAGTTTGAAGTACATTTTtcagcagagggatctaaatctTCGACAGCTTCGGTGGATGGAactactcaaggactatgattgttctattttgtatcatcctggaaaagccaatgtggtggctgacgcATTGAGCAGAAAATCTATGGGAAGTTTGGCACATATAGTTCCTGCAAGGAGACCTTTGGTTGAAGATATGCATAGACTAAAGGGTACAAGCGTAAGATTTAGTGTCGGAAATTCAGAGGCATTGTTGGCTTGTGTTCAGGCTAAGTCTTCATTAGTCAAGTATTCAGGATATGTTGAGAGCGTGCATTCTTGA
- the LOC108945807 gene encoding putative disease resistance RPP13-like protein 1, whose protein sequence is MKDESIEKAHKLKHDLLSGAGWRTILHKFKRVTSAKDIDGMGEKQQGLKFIAKQKDEEEMREQRSPLPPTFLGCPSTLLLKEMFDHNKAAVEQDKDKSSKMKDEIFEKAWNFEAHLRSCLHCCLFPDSYEFEKQTMVQLWVAEGFFEPEGDRMEDRARAHFDNLLEKEYVVATEFDSFGAPVKYKVTDAMHRFLQIAPQVGVSYLKVEETDQLGSVSEQMQHLFLISKNIKPTSFKILSRFKHLHTLVLLCEHGSSMGRVPQDLFYSVKQLRSESLRRSGISEIPISIGSLKSLRYFDVSGTPIKCLPESIVRLQNLQTLKLDGCANLVGLPLKISKLANLRHLEFDLRGPMPVKMGNLTNLQTLRAFPVGTEDGCHIVELKHLVNLRESFCISRLENVLSSHEAKEAAMTNKKYIRELALRWGYRCSGSSKSEEEILDFLKPTACLQKLRILFYNGSIFPSWINNGSYLCNIVNLTLHSCRNCLVLPSLGGLPSLKVLCIVEFSEVRFIDNHFRISYGNEVDHAFPKLEKLTIGGMPSLEEWSGVVNGDFPCLSYLRISSCPKLVSLEWLSFLCSLKSLEISDCEKVFLLANYKLSSLLEYLSITNCPNLKIIFCKREASGASQIAHVPFIRIDFEKILLKDGETKC, encoded by the exons ATGAAGGATGAAAGTATTGAAAAGGCTCACAAATTGAAGCACGATTTACTTTCGGGTGCTGGATGGAGAACTATTCTTCATAAGTTCAAAAGAGTGACTTCTGCTAAAGATATTGATGGCATGGGAGAAAAGCAGCAG GGACTAAAGTTCATAGCCAAACAAAAGGACGAGGAAGAGATGAGAGAACAAAGGAGTCCACTACCACCCACTTTTTTGGGATGTCCTAGTACGCTGCTACTAAAAGAAATGTTTGATCATAACAAGGCAGCTGTGGAGCAAGACAAAGATAAAAGTTCCAAAATGAAGGATGAAATTTTTGAAAAGGCTTGGAATTTTGAAGCACATTTGAGGTCCTGTTTACATTGTTGCCTCTTTCCTGATAGCTACGAATTTGAGAAGCAAACAATGGTCCAATTATGGGTGGCCGAAGGTTTTTTTGAACCAGAAGGGGATAGAATGGAAGATCGAGCCCGCGCTCACTTTGATAACTTATTAGAAAAAGAATATGTGGTTGCTACTGAATTTGATAGCTTTGGGGCGCCAGTGAAATACAAGGTCACAGACGCGATGCATCGTTTTCTGCAAATTGCACCACAAGTAGGTGTAAGTTATTTGAAAGTAGAGGaaactgatcagttgggcagtgtCTCAGAACAAATGCAACACTTATTTTTGATCTCAAAGAACATTAAACCCACAAGTTTTAAGATTCTCAGCAGGTTCAAGCACTTGCACACATTAGTGTTGCTTTGCGAACATGGTTCTTCTATGGGACGTGTACCACAGGATCTTTTCTATAGTGTGAAGCAGTTGAGGAGTGAGAGTTTGCGTCGAAGTGGCATATCTGAAATACCAATTTCTATTGGGAGCTTAAAATCTTTGCGTTACTTCGATGTCTCAGGAACACCAATCAAGTGTTTGCCTGAATCTATAGTCCGTCTTCAAAATTTGCAAACACTAAAACTTGATGGTTGTGCCAATCTTGTTGGCTTACCTTTGAAAATAAGCAAATTAGCTAACCTCCGCCACTTGGAGTTTGATTTACGTGGTCCAATGCCGGTTAAGATGGGGAATCTAACCAATCTACAAACATTGAGAGCATTCCCGGTGGGTACGGAGGATGGTTGTCATATTGTGGAATTAAAGCATTTAGTTAACCTCAGGGAGTCATTTTGTATTTCAAGGCTTGAAAATGTTTTGAGCTCCCATGAAGCGAAGGAAGCAGCCATGACCAATAAGAAATACATTCGTGAACTAGCGCTAAGATGGGGGTATCGTTGCAGTGGTAGTTCAAAATCTGAAGAAGAGATATTAGATTTCCTTAAACCTACTGCATGCCTTCAGAAATTGCGAATCCTTTTCTACAATGGTTCAATATTTCCCAGTTGGATAAACAATGGTTCATATCTCTGCAACATTGTTAATCTTACTCTACATAGCTGCAGAAATTGTCTTGTCCTGCCATCGCTTGGGGGATTACCATCACTAAAAGTTCTTTGCATAGTTGAGTTTTCGGAGGTGAGGTTTATTGATAATCACTTCCGTATAAGTTATGGTAATGAAGTGGATCACGCATTCCCAAAGCTAGAGAAGTTGACAATTGGTGGCATGCCTAGTCTAGAAGAGTGGTCGGGAGTGGTAAATGGTGACTTTCCCTGCCTTTCTTATTTAAGAATAAGTAGCTGCCCCAAACTGGTTTCCCTCGAATGGCTTTCATTTTTGTGTTCTCTAAAAAGTTTGGAGATAAGTGACTGTGAGAAAGTTTTCTTGCTGGCCAACTATAAGCTTTCATCTTTGCTTGAATATCTGAGTATAACAAATTGCCCAAACCTAAAAATAATATTCTGCAAGCGTGAAGCTAGTGGTGCGTCTCAGATAGCTCATGTGCCTTTTATACGGATTGATTTTGAGAAGATTTTGTTGAAGGACGGAGAAACTAAGTGTTAA
- the LOC138904778 gene encoding uncharacterized protein, protein MAPYEVLYGRRYRSLIGWFEASETNLLGPDLVQEAMDKVQLIRQRSLTAQSRQKSYADKRRRDLVFAIRDKVFLRVSPMKGVIRFGKRSKLSPKFIGPYEILDRVGVVAYRLALSLELSFIHPVFHISMLRKCTSDSSQVIEAPTIPLDEKLSYEEEPMAIVARQVRKLCSKEIMFVKVLWRNHTVEEATWEVEEAMRVKYPYFSPHVCTRFKFGDQIS, encoded by the coding sequence atggcaccgtacgAAGTATTATATGGTAGAAGATATCGTTCTCTGATCGGATGGTTTGAAGCTAGTGAGACTAACTTATTGGGACCTGACTTAGTACAAGAAGCTATGGACAAGGTCCAGTTGATCAGACAGAGATCGCTTACAGCTCAAAGCAGACAAAAATCTTATGCGGATAAGAGAAGAAGAGACTTAGTGTTTGCAATAAGAGACAAAGTGTTCCTACGAGTCTCTCCTATGAAAGGTGTGATACGGTTTGGGAAAAGAAGCAAGTTGAGCCCCAAGTTTATAGGTCCGTATGAGATACTAGACCGAGTGGGAGTTGTGGCTTATCGTTTGGCACTTTCTCTTGAGTTGTCTTttattcatccagtatttcacATCTCAATGCTAAGAAAATGTACATCAGACTCATCTCAGGTGATTGAAGCACCTACTATACCGCTTGATGAGAAGTtgtcttacgaggaggagccgatggctattgttGCTAGGCAAGTAAGAAAGCTATGTTCAAAAGAAATTATGTTCGTAAAAGTTCTATGGAGAAATCATACAGTTGAAGAAGCTACATGGGAAGTGGAAGAGGCTATGCGAGTTAAGTATCCTTATTTCAGTCCACATGTATGCACTCGATTTAAATTCGGGGACCAAATTTCATAA